Proteins co-encoded in one Candidatus Eisenbacteria bacterium genomic window:
- a CDS encoding YggS family pyridoxal phosphate-dependent enzyme gives MVPCGAGGDGVGIEENLRRVRDRIAAAAARAGRDPGAVLLVAVTKNVPPDRINEAIRAGAPAIGENRVQEAESKWPEILAGPERHMVGSLQRNKAGKAVELFDRIQSIDSVRLAEAVSRRAEAAGRKIPVLVEVNVSGEESKAGVDPEGVRAILDGIAELPGILPDGLMTIGPLTGDAERIRAAFRSLRRLFDALRSDPVGGIAMRHLSMGMSGDFEIAVEEGATMVRVGTAIFGERA, from the coding sequence ATGGTACCCTGCGGCGCGGGAGGTGACGGCGTGGGAATCGAGGAGAATCTCCGCAGAGTCCGGGATCGAATCGCCGCCGCCGCCGCGCGCGCGGGGCGCGATCCGGGAGCGGTCCTTCTCGTCGCGGTGACGAAGAACGTTCCGCCCGATCGGATCAACGAGGCGATCCGCGCGGGCGCGCCCGCGATCGGAGAGAACCGGGTGCAAGAAGCGGAGTCGAAATGGCCGGAGATCCTCGCCGGTCCCGAACGCCACATGGTGGGGAGTCTCCAGAGAAACAAGGCGGGGAAGGCGGTGGAGCTGTTCGACCGAATCCAGTCGATCGACTCCGTTCGGCTCGCCGAGGCGGTCTCGCGCCGAGCGGAGGCGGCCGGGAGGAAGATCCCGGTTCTCGTCGAGGTGAACGTCTCCGGCGAGGAATCGAAGGCGGGCGTCGATCCGGAGGGGGTGCGGGCGATACTCGATGGGATCGCGGAGCTTCCCGGCATCCTTCCGGACGGGCTCATGACGATCGGGCCGCTCACCGGCGACGCGGAGAGAATCCGCGCCGCGTTCCGCTCGCTCCGCCGCCTCTTCGACGCGCTCCGCTCGGATCCGGTCGGCGGGATCGCGATGCGCCATCTCTCGATGGGGATGTCGGGAGACTTCGAGATCGCGGTCGAGGAGGGGGCGACGATGGTCCGCGTGGGGACCGCGATCTTCGGAGAGCGGGCGTGA
- a CDS encoding YggT family protein, with product MAVLLAAYFAVGVTNDTLGELFRAAAALSSGALLEAIGRLLCGLVSVYTTLLILRILLSWFRVGPYGGGRFTRFLYAATEPLLAPVRGILPPLGMLDLSPLLVFVLLHLLKGAILAFFLRA from the coding sequence ATGGCCGTCCTCCTCGCCGCCTACTTCGCGGTCGGCGTGACGAACGACACTCTCGGCGAGCTCTTCCGCGCCGCGGCCGCTCTTTCGAGCGGCGCGCTCCTCGAGGCGATCGGCCGCCTGCTCTGCGGGCTTGTCTCGGTCTACACGACCCTTCTCATCCTTCGCATCTTGCTCTCCTGGTTCCGCGTCGGGCCGTACGGCGGAGGTCGCTTCACTCGCTTCCTCTACGCGGCGACCGAGCCGCTGCTCGCCCCGGTCCGAGGGATCCTCCCGCCTCTCGGAATGCTCGACCTTTCCCCGCTTCTCGTGTTCGTACTCCTCCACCTCCTCAAGGGGGCGATCCTCGCCTTCTTTTTGAGAGCCTGA